The Nicotiana tabacum cultivar K326 chromosome 5, ASM71507v2, whole genome shotgun sequence sequence CAGTCTGCATTTGTATGCATTTGTATTCAGCCTTTTTTGAGCAACTGTATTCAGGTATTTCCAATCAATTTAAATGTATCAATCACCTGAATTCCATTGTAATCATTATCACGTGCATACAGTCTTAATAATAACATGTATTTACCTGTATTCATCTATATTATTTACTAGTTCAAGCAAATATTCATAAAAATTAACGGGTAGTTCTGCCTAAAAAAATGTATTCAGTTGTATACAACAATGCCATAAAAAATTAACTTACAGTCATACGGGAACACATGGTCTCATTCAACTCCAACATTTTCTGGTATTTTTTCCCAAGCGTCTTGTATGTCTGAGTAGCTTCTTTACGGTTACTACAATTCCAACGACCAAACATCTTCCTAACTTCTTCGAGGAAGTCATATATTGGCAATTCCCTTGCTGAAACTAGTGTTGCATTGATTGACTCAGCGATATTTGATGTCATTGTCCATCCCCTATTAACAGGTGCATACAACCTAGCCCACTTTTCGTAACCAGCTAACTCTAAGTATTCTTTCACCCTAATATCTACCTTCTCAACCTTCTCCATCAGACTATCAAATTCAGTTTGTGTGTATGCTTTTGCCATCGAGAAGTATATCTCACTCAACTTGGCATGGCTCTTTTTGAATTTCTTGTATATGTTATTCCATAGATTCCATATGCAAACACAATGCGGTAAATCCAGATATACTCTCAATACAGATTTAATGATGCTCTCATTTCTATCCGAAGCAATGCACATGTTTTCCCTTACACCGTATGctatcttgaattgctcaaagaaccacGTCCAAGCAGCATCGTTCTCTGAATCAATAAACCGTATGCTAGTGGCAATATATGACCTGTTTAATACAATTGAATATAATTGTTTTTAAATACATGTTTTCCAATGCTTTAAATATTAACAAATTGTATTATTATTGAGGTACTCACCTGCACCATCCAACGTGCTTGCAGAAACGAATGCCCCGGTGTAGTAGGATTTTAGATGACTTCCGTCCACTACAACAATTGGTCTACAATGATCAAACCCCCTTATAAATGCATGCAATGATATATACACGTACATAAATTCATTCTTTGATGTTTTTTCCATTCTTATGTGAGAACCTGGATATGTCTTATCCATTGTATATAAGTATACTGGTAATTTTTTGTATGAATCAGTCAGTTCACCTCTAAGAAaattcattgccttttctttagCCCTCCACGCCAACATGTAGCTAACATCAACACCTAGATCTGATTTTACGTCATCAATAATGTCCCTCGGAGTGTATTTCCTCTTATGGTTTGTAAGCTTTGTCCTTATAATACCACTTATAAGGCTGCTACTAGCCTGCCGCTGCTCGTACACTTTATCCTTCAGCGGACATGTATGGTTGTCATTGAATTCTCTCACCTTGAATAATTTCGATTTGTTAATGCTTGAAGCCTTAAACCTCCAATCACAATCTTTTGAAATACATATTAATGCATAGCTGGAAAGAAAAGTTCATACATCAGACAACTTAACGAATCTGACATATATACTTCCTATTCATAAAGTACCAAATTGATATCTGTGTATATGTAATTTTGTATACTAACGAATTCAAATTTTGTTAGATGTGATTAAATACAataaatacaactaaatacaTTCGTATGAATAATCAAACACTTAGTAACATTATAGACATAATATGAAAATAATCATAGCCActgttgtattttttcaataGTAAAATACACCTGAATACATATTATTAAGAATACTAAACAAATATAAATTTTCAAAGGTGTTCATCATCTGGAGGAAACACACAACTACAACTAAATACAACAAAGTTAAACAAACATCAAACCTGACAGCATTAGACCGATCAACACGGAATTGAAACCTTGAGCTATAGCATAATTCTTCATCACCTCTTTCAATGTAGCCTTATCCTTATACACTTGTCCAGCCATAACCTcattttgattagtttttgaaaTTATCAAATCCTTGTGGAGTTCGAACACTCCAATCGCTTCTCCTGAATTGGCAAGTTCTATAGCTAGTGTATCATCTGTATCGGAATCGTACATTTGAACTGCTTCGTCTATCTGCACAATGTTGCCTTGATTTAAACCATCTCCGGAGATAAGCTATTTTTCCATATTTGTAATGCACAGAGGATACATCCCAAATTCTTTGTTCTCTTTTTTCAATTTTACATACACTTTGTAACCCATATCATTGTGTATTTCCATTGGCGTGTGATTGCCTTCAACATTGTATTGTATTTTAATGGTATTTGTGCTCAAATCTATACCCAGTTGATTAGAAATTGAACCAACTAGATCATTAAAGGAAGCATACTCCTTAATCAGTATTCCCTCAATGGAAAAGTCGATATAATTGCCCTCATCGTTCCACTTTCCAGAATGACGCAACAAAACTGTCAAGCTTGCCATATATATAGAAGAGTTATACCTtcttttgtatataatttgtatcaATCGATAAGGAGGAGAAGAAAATCGCACAATATAGAAGCAAGTTGCTCTGTTTCTTCGCTTCTTTCACGTTTCTGTATTTCTGACTTTGAGAAGAATACAGATTGATGGGATAACTTTTAAGTTTGTTGAGTAAAATTAGggaaatcagaattgatttgatttccttccgtttttaacatcttcgtcgacccagatATTGCGCAGATACGTTACGTATTTAGCGCTACATACGTTTGAATACAAGTAAATACATATCATGATTAGCTGGATTTCCTTTTTGTATGCCGCTAATTTTTGTTGTATTATTAAATACACTACCTTAAATACATTAAATACATTATAGATTTGCATAAAATATATCTATAGGACATAATATAGCAAAAGGTTTCTATTAATGGCTAATTAGGACTAAAAGATGGTGCTTTGTGAAAAATTCTCAATAAATATTGCGGCCTAAGATAGTTAGATTGATTATGTCCAATGTgaatggattaaataaataagtccaaATTTATTGGTCTAGCTCATTCAATTGAACTATAAGTGATAAGCCTACTTCATTAGGCCCAATATGTCATCTTCCTAAAGGCCCAATTTGGCGCCACGTGTGAAATGATATGGCACGCCAACTCAAATAGAAGAGCCAATGAGATCCACATGTCAAAATGataaggcatgccaagtcaaattaaaaggccaatgaaaccgcgccacatgtgcaagtgacatgttctgggcAATCAAATGAAGTCTTGTCActcttcaatttgattggtcgaaaAAAGTTTGTTCTCATCACAACTCTTTTCTCCACAACTACAAATAGGTGTCTTCATAATTCAGAAAGACACCGAAAAGTTATAAcgagaagcaagagagagcttgTGGATCAAACGCcgtaaatttctctacaagtttcaaacTTCAAGCAATCaaattcaagttcaagaaatcaagttcaagctcaataacgaagaacaaatcaagattcaaggagtacaagttcaaatcaaagttcgtactagttgaattcaagatcttAGTCTGTGGCAACAATTATATATTCAAGATCAAgttcaaaggcccttgaatttatttactattggaaagaagaatcagaggatccatagagattgtacactcatattatttaaaatcaaatactacgattgtcgCAGTATTTTTTGGTCTCGATTATTTTCTTGATGCAAATTATTATCTTCAAATTCtagcacgcccagtgggacaatctctacctctcagcTCAACTATTCAAttaccaaagttcaagaacatcgaaatggcttcaaagaaaatcaattcCAGATCAACTTTCACCAAGGTTGCTAATAATTTTAGGTTCTATACTGAtatggaaagcatcctcgatgttacctttaGAAGCTTTGGACTAATTACGAGGAGTAAAGCAAGCTAATTAGGACAATAAGCACCCAAGTGCCATACGCATCAACCCCTAtattcggatcttcatcctcaataGGAACAAGATCTTCTACAAACACATTTTAAGGAGGAAACGATATTGCTGAACAGATTTAGAAAACTTTAGCTGTGATGGACCTCTGCGGATCTATGTACTCTGCTGTGAAGAAAGATCATGATACTTCAAGTGATAGATCATTCC is a genomic window containing:
- the LOC107789808 gene encoding uncharacterized protein LOC107789808, which produces MASLTVLLRHSGKWNDEGNYIDFSIEGILIKEYASFNDLVGSISNQLGIDLSTNTIKIQYNVEGNHTPMEIHNDMGYKVYIDEAVQMYDSDTDDTLAIELANSGEAIGVFELHKDLIISKTNQNEVMAGQVYKDKATLKEVMKNYAIAQGFNSVLIGLMLSGLIYALICISKDCDWRFKASSINKSKLFKVREFNDNHTCPLKDKVYEQRQASSSLISGIIRTKLTNHKRKYTPRDIIDDVKSDLGVDVSYMLAWRAKEKAMNFLRGELTDSYKKLPVYLYTMDKTYPGSHIRMEKTSKNEFMYVYISLHAFIRGFDHCRPIVVVDGSHLKSYYTGAFVSASTSYIATSIRFIDSENDAAWTWFFEQFKIAYGVRENMCIASDRNESIIKSVLRVYLDLPHCVCIWNLWNNIYKKFKKSHAKLSEIYFSMAKAYTQTEFDSLMEKVEKVDIRVKEYLELAGYEKWARLYAPVNRGWTMTSNIAESINATLVSARELPIYDFLEEVRKMFGRWNCSNRKEATQTYKTLGKKYQKMLELNETMCSRMTVVPSTEYLHIVNDGGRNYTVCLLERKCVCGRFQIDELPCPHAWAVLKSKFLMPEEYCSSYYKPSTIVMTYDVPVYPLPDKNDWNIPEHVAEEVVLPPKWKRPPGRPKKKRDKNLSELLLPKNQHSCSICGQGGHNKRTCRNAPCNK